The Candidatus Nitrosotenuis cloacae DNA window TATGTGGCTTTTTCCTTGAAAAAAGCCCCATCGAAGGAGTTCCACGAGTCATGTGTTATCACGCAGGTGGTGGAGATATCATTACGACATTGTCTCCTCTAACAACAATAGTTCCAATGGTCTTCGTCTCGCCTTCAGTAGGGATCTCCTCTGAGCCGTCGAGTAGCAGGTTCATGTGCTGATCAAAACCTCTCAGATTTCCTCTGATAGTTTTGCCGCCCTTGAGCTTGATTAGAACTACCTTGTCGATGCTTTCATCCAGTACTTTTACTGCCATGTCAACTGACATTTATTTCACTTATTGGCTCTCCTAACTAGGGATTATATTAAAATTTCATTGGTGTAAATTAGAATTTCACTCAGTAAGCCAACTTTGACACTGTTTTGGAGATGTTTTGTGTTATTTCAGACAAGATCCTCTCCCCATCTTTCTTTGTAGCCTTTGTTGGGTCTCCCCACACACCGTTTTTTGTAGCCTTAATAAAGTGAGTTGCCGCAAGCTTTGAGACTCTCTCTCTTTGCCGTGGTGTAAGATCGCCTGAAATGAGCCCCTTTCTTGCAAACTTCATCTTTACCTTGTCTGAAATGGCAAGCATGAGTGATGTCTCGACAAACCCTGCGTGGTCGAACTCTTCTTTCATAAAATGCCAATACGAAAACGCAAAAACTCGCGCCCTTCTGCCTGATTTTGCGTGAATCCTGCTCTCTATGCCCTTTATGGCTCCTTGGTTTCCATGGTGTCCGTTCAGTATGATTATTTTCTGGATCTTGTTCTGTGACAGAGACAGGCAAATCTCAACTAGAATTCTTTGCAGCGTCCCAGTCGTTATACTGAGGTTGAAGAACGGTGCATGTTCAAACGAGTTTCCATATGTTATCGTAGGCAGCAGCAACAGGTCACATCTTTTTGCCACTATTCGTGCCACCTCGGTGACGATGTCCGAATCCGTCGATATTGGTAGATGGGGCCCGTGTTGCTCAAGTGAGCCTACTGGAATTATTGCAATTTTACCTCTTGGCATTCCTCTAAGCACCGGATCGGAATAATCCTGGATGCTCATTTTGTGTATACTTTTCTCCAGCTTACTTCGAGCTTTCCTTCCAAATGCATCTTGACTGCCTTTAGCAACGTTTCTGCCTCAAGCTCCTGGCCCTTTTTCTTTATTGTCTCAAGCGAGTCTGCAGAATCAACCCTGAACGAGTCCTGAAATATTATCGGCCCCTGATCAAGCTCCTCTGTTACATAGTGAGCCGTTACTCCGACAATCTTTGTTCCGCGTTCAAATGCTTGCGCATATGCAAACGCTCCTGGAAACGCCGGAAGCAGGGACGGATGTATGTTGATGATCCTGTGCGGATATCTCCACACAAAATTCGGCGTCATTATCCTCATGTACCTTGCCAGCACGACCAAGTCGATGTCGTATTTTTTTGTAATCTCAATTAGGTGCTGTTCCGCTTCCTGCTGATCCTTTTCCTCTACTACGACAAATGGAATTTTTGCCTTTTTTGCCAGCGGTTCAAGGGATCTCTCTGTGCCGACAACGACGCTAATCTTCCCCTTTAGCTGACCCTTTGCGTCTGCGTCAAGCAAGGACTGCAGGCAGTGCGGCTCTTTTGTGACAAAGACTGCGATGTTCTTCTGGGAGTTTATCTCGTGATAGATGCTGACTTCCATCTCAAACTGTCTTCCAAGGTTCTGAAGCTCCGAATCAAATTTTTTCACATCTATCTCCTTTGAGAACGACGCCTCCAAGTGCATGCCAAACAGTCCCTTGATGACATTCTGGTTTACCTTCTCAATGTTGCCGTTTTTCTGAAATATGAAATTAGTAAATGCGGCAACTATGCCTTCCCGGTCCTTTCCAACTATGGTGATGCCTATGCGGATTTTCCTCACAGGTTTTTGTTACAAATTCACCTTATTAATTTAATTTTGAGATTTAGGTGCGGGAGGTGGGATTTGAACCCACGAACCCCTAAGAGATAAGGGCCTAAACCTTACGCCGTTGACCGGGCTTGGCAACTCCCGCATTGATGCTCAAATTTCACACAAACTTATTGCTTACCATTCTGCACATCGCAATCTGGTCAAAAATGGGCCATTTTGATCCAAAACGACTCAAATCATAAAACCGTGGAACGAAAACAAAAGAAATTGAGACAGCTCACGTTTATTTTCAAATCGGCACTGCTTTACGCAGCCCTGTCCGCATTGTTTTCAACAATAGGTCTGATTCCAATCTTCGGACAGCTCCTGCCAAAGCCATATGTGATAGGCAACCCCCTTGAGGTAAGTTCCATTTCGCTTGAACATGTGGTAGGGCACATTGTATTCGGGCTGATCGTGGGGGTCGCGACGTTGAGGACAAGATATTTTGTAATTGCCGGGCTGCTCCCAATAGCGCTTGACGCAGATCACCTAATTCAGTTTCTGGACATTCCGGCAATACCTCGGATGGCGCACTCGCTTGCATTCGGCTTCGTCTCAATTCCTGCAATGATGCTGCTCTTGGGCAAAAAAGACTACATTCTTGGCGCAGTCTCCCTTGCAGCGGTGCTCACACACATCTCGTTTGACACATTGCTTGGGGGATACAGCAAGTTTCCGTTTCTGATACCTATGCAAAGCAGCATGATTGCCTTTCAGGGCCATGACTGGATTGCATTCTTGCTTGCGGCAGTAGCAATAGTGGGTACTGCAACCGTATTTACCAAGAGACGGGCCGCCAAAGCGGCATAACTTTCCAACAAAGCACAAATCTAGCTACCAAAGACCTAAATCCGTTGGCAAGGCTGTTTGGAACAAACGGTATTCGCGGCGTCTTTTTGGAGGATCTCACTTTGGAATTCATACACGACATTACGCTTGCAATTGCAGCATTTTTCAAAAGCGGGCCGATTCTTGTAGGGCATGATGGCCGCGATTCATCGAGCATGGTTGCAAAAGTGGTGTGCTCTACGCTAAACGCAGCAGGCCTGGACTGCAACCTTGGTGGTCTGGTGCCTACACCTGCCTTGGAATACGCAACAAAGCAGCTGCAATATTCAGGGGGAATAATGATCACTGCATCACACAACCCTCCACAGTACAACGGGCTCAAGCCTGCAGCAAGGGACGGCGTGGAAATATCTCGGGAGGATGAGCTTGTAATTGAGGACATTTATTTTGGCAAGAAGTGGAAGGTTGGAAAAAAGATTGGCAGAACTGGCGTGGAGTCTCGCATCATTCAAACCTATGTTGATGGGATAATCTCACAGGTGAATTCTAAAAAAATTAAATCAAAAAAATTCAAGGTGGTCTTGGATCTTGGCAACGGTGCACAGGCAGTTGCAGCACCAGTTCTCTGCAAGGCACTTGACTGCAGAACGTTTCTGATAAATGAAAAAGTTGATGGCAAGTTCCCAGGACGTGGCTCAGAGCCTACTCCGTCCAACCTGCAAGATCTGTCAAAATCTGTACTACAACACAAGGCAGATCTAGGAATTGCGTTTGATGGTGACGGGGACCGCAGCATCTTTTGCGACAATGATGGCAAAATTCTAACCGGTGACAGGTCTGCACTGTTGCTTGCAAGCTATCTCCTAAGACAACACCCGAGATCAAAAATAGTCACATGCATGAATTCCAGCTCTGCAATTGAGGAACTTGCGTCGCAGACAAAGTCTCAAGTGATCCGCACCAAGGTCGGCAGCGTCGAGGTGTCAAGAAGAATGGTGCCCGAAAAGGCGCTCATCGGCTTTGAGGAAAACGGCGGATTCATGTACGGGAAACACAACCAGGTGCGCGACGGGGCAATGACCCTTGCACTTGCACTCGACCTACTTGCCGACTCTGGAAGAACTCTTGCGCAGGAAATGGATTCAGTGCCAAAGTCGTTTACCACAAAGGACAAGGTGTCGTGCACGCGACAGGAGGCAAAAAAAATCATAACGCGCCTGAGAAAGGAGCACAAGAACTCGGATGTGATGGACGGCATCAAAATTGCCTTTGATAAGAAGAACTGGGTGATGATTAGGCCAAGTGGCACCGAACCTATTGCCAGAATTTACGCCGAATCTGATTCACAGGAGAAACTTGACAACCTGATGGCAAAGTACGTCAAAAAAGTAAATGCGATTCTCGGTAGATAACACTAATAAGGCGATGTCAAAGAACCCTAGGAATGGACATGATCCCTATGGGTGATATAATTGGGTAAAGCTTACTATGTAAAATTTGAGACACCAACAGACTTGGTCAATCCTATCTTGGAAGCCGTACGTGTAGCGTCACAAAGCGGCAAAGTCCGAAAGGGAACCAACGAAGCGACCAAGGCAATTGAGCGGGGAATAAGCAAACTAATCGTTATTGCAGAAGATGTCGAGCCTCCGGAGGTAGTGGCACACCTTCCAATCATATGTGAGGAGCAGAACGCAGCCTATGCATTTGTCCCAAGCAAACTAGATCTTGGCAAGGCACTGGGCATCGACGTAACATCTGCCGCAGCAGCAATAATCGATGCAGGCGATGCAAACCACATTGTTGAAGAAGTAGTATCTTCAATCAAGAAGCTCAAAGGTGGACAATAACCGTGAGTACTACTCAAACTGACGACGTAGTACCTGCAGAAGTAATCCAACTTGTAGGCAAGACCGGTATTGCAGGCGAAATTACACAGGTTAGAGTAAAGATCTTGGGCGGACGCGACAAGGGCAGGATTCTTACGAGAAACGTAAAGGGATCTGTAAGGATGTCTGACATTCTGATGCTGCGTGAGACGGAGCGCGAAGCCAAGAAAATTAGGTGATTATAGTTGAGCTTAATAGTAAAACCATGCAGTTTTTGTGACAGGCCAGTTGCCAAGGGATCCGGTACGATGTTTGTCAAAAACGACGGCACGGTGCTGTGGTTCTGCTCGCCAAAGTGCAAGAAGAACATGATGGTACTAAAGCGAGATCCGCGTACGCTCAAGTGGACCAAAAAATACCAAAAAGGCGGAATTGTCAAGAAATAAGATAGATCAAATTGACCGAACAAACTCTCTTCATAGTAAAGCCTGATGCAGTAGCACGAAAGCTAGTAGGTCAGGTCATTGCGCGATTTGAGAGCAAGGGATTCAAGATAATAAAACTGAAAATGTTTACATTCACAAAGGCGCAAGCAGAGGACTTTTACTCAGTCCACAACACAAAGCCGTTCTTTGGCGAGCTTGTGGAATTCATCACATCTGGTCCTGTAGTGGCAGCAATAATTGAAGGAAACAACGCAGTTGCCACGACAAGAATAATGATCGGCGCAACAAAGTCGTTTGAGGCAGCACCTGGCTCGATTCGGGGCGACTTCGGTCTCGGATTTTCCGACAATATCATTCACGCATCAGATTCTAAAGAGAGTTTTGAAAAAGAGGCGAGGGTAGCATTTCAGTGAGTAGACTTGCGAATTCGTCAGCCAATTGTGGCCGTTTTGGGCCATGTAGATTCTGGTAAAACCTCATTACTGGATAAAATCAGGGGAACGGGAGTCCAGGGCAGGGAAGCAGGCGGCATTACCCAGCACATTGGAGCAAGCTTTCTTCCAACCGACACAATAAAGACGATGTGCGGCCAGCTGTACGCAAACCTCACAAAGTCGGAGCACGAGGTTCCGGGACTCTTGGTAATTGACACGCCGGGGCACGAGGTATTCACCAACCTTAGGACCCGCGGTGGCTCTGCTGCGGACATTGCAATTCTGGTAGTCGACACAAACCGGGGCTTTCAACCACAGACTAACGAGAGCCTCAAGATACTCCAGGCAAGAAAGGTGCCGTTCGTAGTCGCACTGAACAAAGTTGATCAGATTCCTGGATGGAGAAAAACCGACACGCAATACATCACGCAGGCAATAAAACAACAGGATCAGTTCCTGCAGACCACACTTGATGAGCAGATCTACAACGTGGTGGGCACATTATCAATTCTCGGATTTCAGTCTGAGGCGTTCTACAGAGTAAAGGACTTTGGAAAAGAGATCTCAATTGTTCCAGTCAGCGCCAGGGTGGGTGTGGGGATACCTGAGCTACTTACTGTACTAGTCGGACTTACGCAGCAGTACATGCAAAAAAGACTAGAACAGGAGGAAAAGACAAGCCGTGGAATCATACTTGAGGTAAACGACGAGGTGGGGCTTGGCACCACTGCAAACATGATACTGATCGACGGATACATGAAAAAAGGCGACAACATCATAGTCGCAAAAAGGGACTCGGTGATTATCACAAAACCAAAGGCAATATTGTTACCAAAGCCTCTTGATGAGATGCGTGACCCGCGCGATAAATTCAAGCCGGTCGCCGAGGTGCAGGCAGCAGCTGGAGTAAAGATTGCATCGCCTGATCTAAAGGATGTCTTACCTGGAAGCACGGTCTACATAACTGACGACGACTCCAAGGTGGACGAATTCAAAAGAATAATCGAGTCTGAGATGAAGTCTGTGTTTGTCGACACGCAGACAAACGGAATCATTCTTCGATGCGATACAATCGGTTCACTTGAGGCGCTAACTGAGATGCTCAGACGCCAGCAAATTCCTGTGGCAAAGGCGGACATTGGGCCGGTAACCAGACGCGACGTGCTAGAGGCTGCGGTGATAAAAGAACACGACAGGCACATAGGGGTAGTACTTGCGTTCAACGTCAAAATACTGCCAGACGCACAGGAGGAGGCAGAAAACTCTCACATCAAGATATTCTCTGACAAGGTAATCTACAGCCTGCTTGACAACTACACTGCATGGGTGGACGAGGACACCGCAAACGAGGAAAATGCGGTCTTTGCAGAGCTGACGCCTGTGTGTAAGTTTACGTTCCTAAAGGGGTACATATTTCGAAACAGCAACCCGGCAGTATTTGGCATTCGAGTCGACGCAGGAAAGGTGCGACAAAAGATCCCAATCATGAACAAGGCAGGCAAGAAAATCGGCGTGATACACCAACTACAGGACGGCAAAAAAACAATCGAGGTGGCGACTCAAGGCCAGGAGGTAGCATGCTCGATTCAAGATGTGACAATTGGAAGACAGATCTCCGAAGAAGAGGTGTTCTATTCACTTCCAAGGTCATTTGAGGCAAAAAAGCTCATCGAGAGGTTCACCCACAAACTGTCGCCAGAAGAACAAGCCGTTCTAAACGAAATAGTAGAAATTCAAAGAAAGATTGACGCTGCATACGGCTACATGTGATATTTCTGTGCAATCATGTTAATTCCGGGCTCGCCTACTGCGCCCATCATTCTGTCCACAGGCTGTCCGTTCTTGAACATGATGAACGTGGGGATTGCCTGTACTCCAAACCGCATTGATATATCCTGTGCATGATCTACGTTTACGCGTGCAAATTTGATGTGCCTGTGTTTTCTTGCCATGCGTGCAAACACCGGATGCATCATCTTGCACGGGCCGCACCACTCTGCCCAAAAGTCGACTAGGACAAGCCCACTTGATGTGACCTGATCAAAGTTTGCCGAGTTGAGATCTATTACCTCTGCCTGACTATGCGCCACCGTCTCCGCTTGCTGCCTCAGCATTTCCTCAAGCTTACGCTGCTTTATCTTCTCAATTTCTGGGTCTTCCACGAATCTGCATGGTAAATTGAATATTTATAGAAAGAGATGTAGAATCCTACAAATCCAAAAGGTAGCGCATCGTCACTCCGCCGTTTTGCTTTATCTCCATCAGATGGAACGTGGGCGACTTGATCTCGACTTTAAAGTGGTGTTTTTTAAAATCAATGTCCTCGCCTGATAGTGTGGCCAAAACCCTGTACCCGGAATTCTTCTCAATTTTCAACCTGACCGACCTTGCGACAAATCCATCTGTGATGGCAAGTATTATCATCTCCTCAAGCCAGTTGTACAGAAGGTAATCGATGTCTTTTCCTGTGACTGTAATCGTTTTTTCTTTTTTCTCCTCGATTGTATCTGCATCGACGATTGTCTCAACTACTGACTTTGCAGCAATTGCAAACGCCTCCTCCATGCTTGGTGCGCTTACCTCGATGAACGCATCTGTTGCATGTTCCAAGTATCTGTAAGACAACCAGATGACCTGACGCTTTCTGCTATTAATAGATAAAACAAAAGATTGCTGCAGCAACATCTAAATCCATTAGAAGGAAAACCTCACCAAGTTGAATCTACCAAGGGGGATGAAAGACTTTGAGAGCAACGAGCAGGCAAAGATAGAGTTCGTCAGGCAGAAATTTCTGGAAACATGCAAGTCTTTTGGCTTTAGCTTCATGAGCCCGTCGCCAATTGAACTGGTCTCGGTAATAGAGGCAAAGAGCGGTCCTGCAATTCGAGACGAGATCTACTTCTTCAAGGACAAGGGTGACAGGGAGGTGGCACTACGGTTTGACTTTACCGTGGGGCTGACGCGCTATGTGGTGTCACAAAAATCTCTCAAGCTTCCAGCAAAGATCGCCTCCTTTGGAGGCGTATGGCGGTACGACGAGCCGCAAAAGGGCAGGTACAGGTACTTCCACCAATGGGACATCGAAGTATACGGCAAGCCGAGCCTGGAATCGGATGCGGAGATCATCGAGTTCACAAGCAAGTTCTTCTCAAAATTGAATCTAAAAAACATCGTAATCAACATCTCGCACAGAAAGCTGGTGGAGGCGGTGGTGAAGAAAATATTCGAGTCAGACGAGGCGCGCGTGGTAGGAGACATATTCCGAGCAATAGACAAGACCCAAAAAAAGAGAAAGGACGAGATCCTGACAGAGTATGATCAAAAAGGATATCCAAAGGAAAAACTGGAAAGGATATTGGAATTTTCAAAAATAAAGGGCTCGCCAGAGGAGGTTGAAAAGGAATTTGACATCTCAGGCCTTGACGCTTGGAAGGAGCTAAAGGACCTGTTTGCCTCCTTAAAGAACAGACAGGTCAACAACGTGATCGTGAACTTTGGCATAGTTCGTGGGCTTGATTATTACTCCGGCGTGGTCTTTGAGGCATTTGACAGTGCATCCGATGTAGGGGCGTTAGTAGGAGGGGGAAGGTACGACAACCTGCCAAAGGCGTTCGGCCGGGACGACCTTGGCGCAACGGGAGTTGCCGGAGGGGCGGAAAGAATAGTTCTCTCACTTGAGAGTCAGGGACTGCAAATGCCGGATGCCGCACCGACCGTCTCCGTGTTGTTTGTAAACGACGAGATGCTTGCACCTGCAGTGGGCATCACATCAAAATTACGGCAGATGGGAATTGCAACTGAAATGGATATCGTGGGGAGGCCCTTCAAAAAGCAGATCGAGGCCGCATCAAACTCCAGATTTGCAGTGATAGTGGCACCAAAGGAATACTCTTCAAACAATGTAATCATAAAGAATATGGGAGATGGAAGTGAAACTATAGTGTCTGTTGACTCGCTGCTCTCTCAGGCAGAGTCTCTGTTTATTCGCTAAATGCACGTGTGAGCATCATTATCTCAGGACCGTTTGTCAGATTTCCTACAACTGCCGCCTTGTTGTTTACAAGGATGCCAGATGACACGTACGGTATTCCGCCGTTGATTGTCGCAGGCTCTATCTTTACCTTGAGTATGTCTGAAATAGAATGGATGTCGTCCTCATCCGTCTCTGGATGAATTATTCCGCCGATGTTGTTTGCGCGGACCATCGCACCTGACTGGTTGTACCCTGCGACCTTTTTCTGAATCACCTCCACATCCAAGGCGTCTTGTATGTCCTTGAGCATCTCCTTTGGAATCCTAGGTGATACTATTCCACCTCTGTCGTTTACCGAAATGAGATTCCCAAGCGCATTGTGTTTTGTATCAAGCACAGCGACGTTGAGCTTTGTGGATTTTTTGAGGTATTCTACCTCGTATGCGGAACATGTAGCAGGCAGCAGCATCCCTGTGTTATTCACCACCATCATGGTTCCAATCACCCTTGTGCTAGCTATTGAGGTAAACAGATACTCTGCCTTTAGATAGCCTGCAAGCGTGTTTGCCTTTGTGTGGGCAAAACCATTTGGCAGAAAAACAAAATCGTCATTTACTGCAGTGTAGATGCCGATATTTGGCCCCCTATACACATCATACTTGTAAATATCCAACTATTCATTTCCTAAATCAAAAGATATGAACGTAAGGCGCGATCCTGCCAAAAACAGTGTTATAATATACGATCTTTTTGGAAAATGAATTTAGTTTGCACTAATTTTATTTAGATTTAAATAACATTTCCCCAAAGGTCTCACATGCCAATAGATGAACATTTCCCACAAGGACTAAAACCATTGGGAAAAATCTTCCACGCTGATGGAGAACACTATCATTTCATGTGGGGCCCAGGAAGAAGCGATGCCGAATGTTTCTCAAACCATGAGGTAATCGCTGCATACGAAGCCCGCGGTGAAACGCAAGTTCCATTAGGTGTAAGCGGTACAATGGTTGCAGTTGATTGGGATTCATGCGTCGCAGATGGAGCATGTATTGAGGCTTGCCCAGTACAAGTTTTCCAGTGGTATAGAACCGAAATGGACATTCCAGCAAAAGATATTGTTGGGAAGACATTTGCAGGTACCGGATCTTCCGTTAAAGAAGAGCGCAAAGACTACACAGACAAAGCAGATCCAATCAGAGAACATGATTGCATTTGGTGTATGGCTTGCGTATCTGTATGCCCACCTCAAGCTATCAAGGTTGACCAATCGAACTTGGAACACCATGAGAAAGCGGCAGGCACATACATCAAGATGGAAGGCGGAGAAAATCCACACGCACACGATTAGAAACAACTAATCTTTTCTTTTCTTTTACATTTTACATATTCCTTGCCGAATCTTTACTAACAAATTTTAACCAGTGTTTATCATCGAAACCCGCAGAGGTCGCCTAGCTCGGTAGGGCGCGGGCCTTGAGAGCCTGTGTGCGCAAGCATCCGGGGGTTCAAATCCCTCTCTCTGCGCTTATTTTCCTAATTTGCTGATTGCCGCCAGCAGGGCTGATAGCTGTATCTCCGGGTTTGCCCCTGACAGAATTCTAAAGTCATATTCTGCAATTGCCTGAGAAATCTCTACTAGGTTTGCCTGCTTTGTGCGGTAGAGTGCCTCATTGATGTATTTTAGAAAGTCTGACTCTGACATCCCGTACACCTTGATCAATTCGATCATCTTGTTTCTTGCATCCGCTATCTTGCCAGCAAGTGCCAGTCTTAGGATGTCGTCGACGTCCTTTGTCTTGGTAAGGCCTGCAGCGGATTTTACGTTCTCTTCTGTGATGCTGCCAAGGCTTGACGCGGCCTGCAGCAGGTTGATTGCATGCCTCAGGTCGCCTTCGGTATAGTCGTAGATTGCCTTGAGGCCGTCCTCGTCTGACTTTATCTTCTCCTTTTTTGCAATCTCCTTTAGGTGTGCTATCACCTCTTTTTCCTCGATTCTGGTGAACTTGAATACTGCGCACCTACTCTGAATCGGCTCGATTATTCGCGATATGTTGTTTGCAATCAGGATGAATCTGCAGTGCTTGGCCGTATCTTCGATTATTCTTCGCAAAGCAGTCTGTGCATCGGAGGTCATCTCGTCTGCCTCATCCAAAATGATTATCTTAAATGGAATCTGGGTGTCAAGGCCCGCATACCTTGAGAACTTTTTCACCCTCTCTCGCACCATGCCGATTCCACGCTCATCTGATGCGTTCAGCTCAAGCGTGTACTCGCGCCAGTTGTCCCCGAGGATCTCGTGCGACAGGCAGATGGCAAGCGT harbors:
- a CDS encoding replication factor C small subunit — encoded protein: MSESSIMWVEKYRPHKISELVNQKEIVGSITALIKNISEMPHLLFSGSAGVGKTTLAICLSHEILGDNWREYTLELNASDERGIGMVRERVKKFSRYAGLDTQIPFKIIILDEADEMTSDAQTALRRIIEDTAKHCRFILIANNISRIIEPIQSRCAVFKFTRIEEKEVIAHLKEIAKKEKIKSDEDGLKAIYDYTEGDLRHAINLLQAASSLGSITEENVKSAAGLTKTKDVDDILRLALAGKIADARNKMIELIKVYGMSESDFLKYINEALYRTKQANLVEISQAIAEYDFRILSGANPEIQLSALLAAISKLGK